Genomic window (Microthrixaceae bacterium):
GGAGGAGCATCCTGAGTGGGGAACTCCGGGAAGTTCCGCCGCGGATGCTCTCGATTACACGCGCGGGCGTGTCAACGCGCTGCTCGGGGCGACGAACGGCACCTACGACCACGCCGTCCGGCTGGCCCGGTGGCGCAACCATGCCGTCAAGTGCTTCCTGGATGACCCCGACGATCCTGACGCGTTCACGGTTGATGCCATGCCTGCGCTGCGCCGCGATGGGCGGCTCCTTATTCCGGAAGCACTCTCGGAAGACTGGGTCGCTTGCGACCCAGAGTTCCTGATCGCCGAAGTGGCGGATCGGCACGCGCAGTGGAACAAGTTCGCCGGCACTGTTCGGATGCTCAAGTGGTGGGCCGCCGAGCAAGACACCAAGATCAAGTCTCTCGTCATGGAGGTCCTCGCGCTCGACTTCCTGCCGACGGACGTCAACCAGCCCGCTGCGATCAAGCAGTTCTTCGTCAGTGCCTGCTACCACATCGAGGGCGGGAACGAAGTCGCCGATCCCGCTGGACTCTGCGGACCGATTCAGCCCGACATCGACTACGACGCGTTCGCCGACGCCCTACGGTCCGCCCGAGACAACGCCATCAAGGCGTTCCAGGCGCAGGCGAACAACGACACTGCGGCTGCGATCAAGCACTGGGGTGAGGTCTTTGGGGACGATTTCCCGAAGCCTCCTGCCTCCACCGGCAACCCGGCGCCCGCGGTCGTGCCCGCTTCGCCCCGTCCTGTGAAGGACACTCCGCAAGGATGACCCGCGCAACAGGTCCAGATCGCGGCACGGGCACTACGCCGCTTAACCCCGTCCTCTGGACTGAGCGCGAACCCGCGCGACTGGCGCGCGATCAGAGTGAGGTCCAGGCGTTCGCCCCATTGCTCGAGTACCAGACCCCCGCAGACGACGGCTTGCCGCACGGCGGATGGATGGGTGTCCTCCCCCGCTGGCCTTTCGAGCGGCCGAGGCCCGAAGCTCTCGATGAGTTGCTCGGGGACCGGGAACTGCAGGTGCTCGTCGTCTACTCCGCAGCGCATCCGATGGTTCCGCCGACCATCTACTCCCTCGATCCGGAGCCGTCGGTCTGGGAACAGACACAGTCCGCATGGCACGTAGCCCCAGGAGGATCGCTCTGTCTGCTCCAGAGCGATGGAGGCTGGCAGCCCGAGGCCAGCCTCACCGAGCTTCTGGCGAAGGCATCGGGGTGGCGGATCGAGTACGCCCTCATGAAGGCTGGGGTCATCGATGAGATGTCGGTCAATGGCATCGTCTCTGACCCCTCGCACGACCACCTGATTGACCGAGCGATTCAGCGAGTAGCTGAAACACCGGGCCCGGACGAGGTTGGAGGCGCGGATGTCTCCCCGTAATCCCTACATCGTGATGCCCCGAGACGCGGTCACCAAGATCGCAGGCTCCGACCTCTCGCGCGGATCACTGGTGCTCCGCCGCGTTCCCGCAGACGATATGTACGTCGTCCAGACCGTGGAAACCGGCAAAGACATCCGCCTTCCAGCCGAAGTCCCACGCGAATACGCCGCGCTTCGTTCAGGCGACCCCCACCATGCAGCTCAGTGGATCAGGGTGGCCACTAACGACGCCCATCTTCACCATCTCTTCTTGTCCAGACGCCCCGATATCTCCATAGGGTTCAAAGAATTCAGGGAGCTGGTGCCAGGCGTCTCCGACCCCGGCAACAACCTTGGCGTGGTCGTCACTCACGACCCCGACCTTCCACCAGAGCTGATGGAGGCCGGGGCTCCGGAGTTTGCGGGATGGGCTGTCCGACGCGACGGTGTGGAACCGCTCCCTATCGAGATCGAGCCAGAAGTTCTTGGCCTGGCACAGTTGACCGGCAAGTGGCCGATCGAGCAGCTCGCCGCCAACAGCATCCTGGTCGTGGGCTGCGGCAGCATCGGCAGCGCCGCAGCAGAGGCGCTCGCAGGATACGGAGTCGGACGTGTGGAACTTGTCGACCCGGACCGATTCCTCTGGCACAACATGCTCCGCCACACTCTCGGACCCGAAAGCGTCGGGCGATTCAAGGTAGCGGCGATGAAGGACCACCTCGCCCAGCACTGGCCGCAGCAGACAGTGGTGGCTCACAGACGTGACGTGGTTGCCGAGGCGCACTACATCCGGCCCATCGTCGACCGAGTCGATCTCGTGCTCTGTGCCGCAGACGGTATTGCTCCCAGGCGTGTCGTCAGCCACCTCTCCAGGCGCGCACGGAAGCCGGCGATCTTGGCGTGCGTGCTCGACAATGGCTCGATCGGAGAAGTCATCAGGCTGCGACCAACACCCCGGTTCGGCTGTCTCCTCTGTCTACGGCAGCAGCTTGCAGATCAAGGAGCGATGGACGCTGAGGCGGATCAAGAGTTGGATTACGGCACCGGGCGCGTCCACCAGCCGATGACGGCTGTGCCGCCCGATCTCCGATACGTCGGCACGTTCGCCGCAAAAGTAGCGATCGCGACACTGCTGGAATCACTTCACGGCGACCACACCCAGCAGGTTCCCGGCGAACACGCCATCATCGGTCTCCGACCAGCAGGTGACCTCGCAGACCCTTTCGACCTCAGCCACGCCGGCGATGTTCGCTGGTCGTCCATCCCCAGACCTCGCGCATCGTGCCCGACCTGCTCGCCAGCATGACAACTTGGAGAGAGGCACCTCCGGTGACGATCACTGACGTCGCACTCAGCGCAATCGCGCGCGAGGCGTTGCGGTCCGCCGATGGACTCGAAACTGGCGGCATCCTGCTCGGGGACGATGCGACTGATGGGATCGTCGTCCGACACGCGGGCGGACCTGGACCCAACGCCACCCGCGGCGAACGCACCTTCATGCGCGACCTCGACCATGCCCGGCGTCTCGCGGACTTCGCGTGGTCGGAGGACCGTAGCCAGTGGATAGGCGAATGGCACACCCACCCGACCGGAGGGCTTTCCCCGAGCGAGGTCGATCTCCACTCCTACATGCGCCATCTGCACGACCCTGAACTGGGGTTCGACAAGTTCGTCGCGATCATCGCTGGATTCGATTCATCGGCACGTGTGGTCGCTGCAACTTGGCTCGTAGAACGGGACTGCATCGTGGCAGTGGTACCCGAGAGGCTTCATACGGCGCCTGCCGTGAACAGCGCGCACGCCAGTGATGCGGCGAGGCACGCCGCCTCCGTAGCTGAAGAACACAAGGAGACGCCATGACATCCGATTCCGCCACCCCAGACCCAGCAGACCCCGTCTTCATCTCGTACCGCCAGAAAGACGGTACTGGTGTTGCTACGGAGCTCGCCTGGCTCCTCCGTACCGCCGGCATCCCTGTCTGGCGGGACCGAGACGATCTGCCGCCAGGCGACACCGAGGCCCGCCTCAAGCAAGCGATAGAGGCCGGCATCTCCGGCGGCGTTCTCGTGACGACACCGGACGTGGTGAACAGCAGAGTCGTGAAGACGCTGGAAGCACCTCAACTCCTTGAGCTACACCGCGACCACGACGTGTTTGCACTCGGCATCATCAATTCGGTGAAAACAGAAGACGACGGAACAGACTACGACGCTCCTGACCGGCTCCTAGAGATTCGTCCCGGCACCTTGAGCGGTGTAGACCAGCAATCCGCCGAGCGCGATGGTCTGCTGGCATTGATCCGCGGTTTGGTCTGGCATCGGATCGCGTCTCTTCGCAAACGAATCGAGGCAACCGACCAGACGTTCCACCTGAGCCTCCAGACCAGGAACACGCCACAGGTCTATGACCGAACCGGTGACGAACTGGACATCCGGCTCAGGCCCTCCGATCACGAACGGCTTCCGAGCGCCGATGGGCTCCGAGACCTCAAGGACACCATCGGTCTCCTCCCCGATGCCGTGACCCGTTCCGGCGCACATCGCCTACGTGTTGCTGGAGGGGCTCATCTCTCCGTTGCCTTCGCAGTCGGGGCAGCCTTGCCTTCGTCGCGAATCGGACACATGGACGTGATCGACCAACAGGGCGCCACCTGGGCGAGCGATGGCGAAGCACGGTTCGTCACGCAACCGCAAGTGCAAATCGCAGCTCAAGGCGGCGATCCATCTGCAATCACGACCGGCCGCCCCTCCGTAGCCGTGTATGTCGATCTCCTGCCCCAACGCAGCGACACCGCCTTCACCCGCTATATCGAAGACCATAGGCCCTTTCTCTCGGCCTGGCGTCATCTCACAAGTGCGAGCGGCACGCTCCTCGACCCCGCTGATGCAGGCTTGATCGCCGCCGATGTCGCCGCGCACATCCGTGCCCTGTCGAACGACAACTCCAACGCCGAGGTGCACCTCCTGCTGCGGTGCCCGTTCCCACTTGCGCTTCTCATCGGGCGATTGACCAACACCCTGCGCGTCGTAGTCCATGAATGGGACGACTCCGACCCCATCGACGGCGAAGACTACCGCGCAAGGTACGTGCCCACCTTGCGTGTACGCACATCTGCAAGCTCAGGCGTCATCGAAGACGTGCTCCTCCCGGACGCGTCATGACTGCGCCAGCCGACTTTGCGGTCGTCCGTAACACCAAGTTGACCGCCACTCTCGCGTGGAGGATTCGCTCGACGTTGAGACAACGGCGCTCCGAAGGACGCGGGCGTCTATGAGCTTCTCGCGCGACCCGGGCTTGCCCTACTCGGCATTCACTCAAGCGTGCCGCGCCTTCAAACCCAGCGAGCTGATCCCGGCGATCGCGCAGGCCTCGGCAGCGCTTGGCGAACCGCCGTATCCAGATGCTGTGAAACATCGGATGCCGCCGTGGGGATTGGCTGCGGCCGCGCGAGATTCGCTTCTCTACGGCAATGAGTATCGCTCGAAGCCCGTAGACGAGAAGGCGCTGCAGAAGCTGATGCACAAGTTTCAGATCGCGATGGACATCGACGATGCCGATGTGGGGTCCGCGGACTTCCTCGTCAGACTGATGACTCGGGTCACGTACGAGCAGTTCCCCTACCAGGAGTCGATGTTCGAGGAACTTGCTCGCTCCCACGCCTGGATGGTCGAGGGCCTGCCCGACGTCGAGACCCGAGTGATCACGGAGGACTCGCTGGCGACCATGCTCGACGGAGTTCCGTTCCGCGAGGCAATCGGCGCGACGTTCTTCCTCCAAGTGGGTGCCTTCCAGAACGGTGGAGCATACAAGCCCGGCTGGCTGGATCAGCCAAACTTCACTGAAGTGCTGAAGCTCTATCCGCGGACGAACATAGAGAAGATCGCCTCTCGACTCACCACGACACCCGCAGCGTTTCGGACTGCTTTCAACGACCACTCGGTCGGAACAGCCACAGCGGCCCGATTCGATTACAACCCGTTGATGGCGACGCCGTTCGTGGACATGGGCGACGGGGAGCCGGTCGCTCCAGCGACGCGTCTGATCATGCGGACGGTCACGCCAGGAGGCTTGTACTACGCCGGGATGACCCAGCATGGCAAGGCTTTCGCGGATGACCTCGGAGGCCTGTTCGAGCACTACATTGGTCGACAACTCAGACTGATCGAGGACGCGGAGGTCGAACCCGAGATTGTCTTCGGCAAGGGTGGCGGTCACAAAAGCGTTGACTGGTTTGTGATCCTGCCCAATCTGGTCATCTTGGTTGAGGTCAAGTCTCGCCGCCTCGGCCCGGCAGCACGGGCCGGCGATGCGACGCTGATGAACTCGCTCAGCGAGACCCTGGGCGGCGCACGGAAGCAGTTGACCCGGACTGTCAGCCATCTTGCTGACAGTCACCCGGCGTTCACGCACATCCCAACGGACCGCCCCATGTTGGGGTTGATCGTCACGGCGGAGCCGTTCTATACCGGGGCCGCGTACCTTCTCGACCATGACGTTGCGACTATCCCTGGCGGGAGGCTCCCAGATGTTCCTGTAACCGCGGCGAGCGCGCGTGAAGTCGAGTGGCTCGTGACACACGGCAAAGACCTTGAGCCGCTGCTCCTCGCAGAGATGGCGAAGAGTGCAGGAGGTGTCGTCAGCCTGCGTGACATCGGCAAGAAGACTGATACCGAGAATCCGATTCTGTTGAACGCTTGGAATGCGTATCCTTGGCCGACCGGCAAAGGACATGGCGGTGGACAATCATCAGCGACGCCGACCGGCAATGGCTGACCCTCACAGTCAGATCAAGTCGATTGCAAGCTGCGGAAATGCCGAAATCGCACCACGCTTACAACGAGCGCTCGACGTCCTCGCGTCCCGGTGAATGCTGCGGTACATCGCTCGCTTGGATGATGAAGCCACGTGCTCGATCGAAAGCAGTTCGTGCACGGGCGGCGTCAATGCTCTGCGCCGTGGACTGCGGCGGCGGTCCCAGCGGTCGGTCATCCGTGACGCCGTATCTGTCGCGGTAGGCCGCGACGGTGCGCCCGTAACGTCGCCACGCAGCGGCTTGGCGCTGATCGCGGGGTGGCTCGCCAAGATGCTGCACCCACGCTTCGCCGGTCTCGCGTGCGGTGTCGAGCACGGCATCAGCGCGAGCTTCGATCATCTCGCGCCGCTCATCGAGGGCCTGCCGCATATCGTCGGTCATCGGGCCGTCCGCAGCCGGGATCAGTCCGGCGATCAGCCGCGGCGTCTTGCGAGCACGACCCGAGCCCGCCGGGCGGGCGGTGGCGCGCGCAACGCGGTAGTGCAGGACGGAGGCGATGTCGTCGGCATCGGTGAGCCCGCGCGCGGCCACCAGGCGCGGAAGCAGGGTGTCGAGGTTGTGGTGGTTGGCCTCGGCGCGGCGCAGCTGGGCGGTGAGTGCCCCGAACGCCTCGGACTCGATCGCGGTGTCGGCTTGTTCGGGGGTCAGACCAGAGGCACGGATGAGGGTGGCCCAGCGGTCTCGTTGGGCTGCGGCGGCAATGGTCTCGTACTCGGCGGCGAGCTGAGCGATCGAACCCCACTGCTCCTGTTCGGTGGTGATGGTCTCGTGCGCGGACAGCTCCGCGCCGACGTGCTGCAGCACACCGAACATCACGGATCGGCCGGTGGCGTCGGGGGTGTCGCCCGGATGCGGGTGGGCGTGCTCGTCGGCCCGGTCGAGGATCACGTAGGCGTGGTTGGCCTGCTTGCCGCGGGTCATCGCGACGTAGAAGTTCTCCCTCGTCGTGGTCGGCTCCACCAGCACATGCGCGGTATCGACAGTGACGCCTTGCGCCCTGTGCGCCGTGACCGCATAACCCAGATCGACGTGATCGGCCACATAGGCGGCGGGCAGGTCGATGGAGCCGCCGAACCTGCGGCCGGTCTTGCGGATGGTGATCGAGCCGTCGTCGCGGATGCCGGTGATGGTCCAGGTGTCGCCGTTGCGCACCCAGTCCTTGCCGTTGCGTAGGCGGCGGTCGTTGCGGCGGGTGATGATCGTGTCCCCAGCCCCCGCCGTGGTCCCGTCGTTCAGCTCGACCTCCCGACCCGGCTTCAACGCGCCGTCGAGAATCAGATCGGCACGAGCGCGCTGGTTGAGGGCGGTCACGTGGTCGCGGGTCTCGGCGACCAGCACCGACGTCAAACCCCGCTCCCGGTCCGCGCGCCACGCGGTGTAGGCGGCGTCGGTCATCGCCTCGGCCTCACCGTCATGGATGCGGTCGTGGGCGAGGTAGGTGTCGATCACCTGCGTGCGACCGTGCCGCAGGGCGAGGGAGGCGGTCTTCTCCCACTCGTGGATGAACCGGTGCACGTCGACCAGCTCGGGCGCATCATCCCGGTCACCGACGAGGAGCCCGAAGGCGCCGCCGGCATCCACCGACTGGAGCTGGGCGTAGTCGCCGATTAGCAGCACCTTCGCCCCGGCGCGTTCGGCGAGGTGGGTGATGCGGTCCAACGAGAGGGTTCCGGCGAGGGAGGCTTCATCGATGATGATGAGCTGACCGGCCTCGAAGTCGGTGCCGTGGACGAGGTGGTTCTGCCACCACTTCGCTGTGTTCTCCGTCGCAATCCCCAGGTCGTCAGCGAGAACCTGCGCGGCCACGGCGGACGGTGCCAGCCCGACCACGGACCCGGTGCCGTGTTCCTTCTCCCACGCACGCCGCAACGCATTCATCGCCGTCGTCTTCCCGGCGCCCGCCGGTCCCACCAGCACATCGAGCATCCGGCCAGAGACCGCGATCTTCATGAGCGCGTCGGCCTGATCCTCCCCAAGCATCCGCCCCTCATTATCAGGACGGCCGGTGATCCTCTCCACCGTGTCGACCGGGACGGTGGGTGCGGTCATGGTGCGAGAGCGGTCGAGTAGCAGGTCCTCGGCTGCGAGCAGCAGTTCGGAGGAGAACACGGTGGAGTGCTTGGGCCGGAACACGCTGGTGCCGTCCATCCGCCGAAACGCGGCCGGGCTGGTGGCGAGGTCGGGCGGCGTCAGCCGCAGCGATGCTTGTTCGGCGGCGTCGGCGATCATCGCCACGACGGCTTCGCGGTCTTGCATGGTGGCGAAGCGCCAGCCCATCGTCTGCCGAGACGCCTCAGCCATAAGGTTCCACCGCCGCCAGGTGGACCGCTTCTGACCCACCACCTCGACCACCGACTGCCCGAGTTCCCCGATGGCGTCCAGGGGCACGTCATCGGCGCGGAGCAGCAGCGGCTTGTCGTTGCCGGTGATCGTGCGCGCCCAGCCGGTGGCGTCGTGGCCGAGCACCCCGGTGGCGCGGGTGCGCCACTCGGCGGTGAGGTCGGCCAGCGACCGCACCTGCTTCTCCGGGCGTGTGGCGAGGGTGGCTTGGGCGCGGAGCCTGATGATCGTGGCTGTGGAGGGTTGGCGGCCGTGTCGGGCGACGTACTCGGCGATCAGCCGGTCCTTCTCGGCGTCGATGTGCCGGGCGCGGGTGGAGAACTCCTGGACCAGCTCCTCCGGGACGGTGCTGATCGCCCATGCCGGGTTGCGGTCACGGCCCATGTCCCTTGCTTCCCACTCGACGCCGAAGGTGCGGGTCATGTGGTCGGCGAACACCGCCTCGTGCAACTCCGACAGCGCGACCACGGCGGCGTGCATCGGCCGCCCATCCAGGGATCGCCACTTGCCGTCGAGGACAGTCTGGACCTTGTTGGAGATGACGACGTGCGTGTGCAGGTGGGGGTCGCCGGCGCGGGAGTCGAAGTGATCGAACGCCGTCGCCACCAACCCGGTGACATCGACCTGCGCAACCGCACCGTCACCGGCGGTTGCACCAGACCGCGTGGCGGCAACCTCACGCTCCATGAACGCAACCACCTCTGCGACCGCCGCATGATGCGCCTGACCGATGAGCGCCTGCGTACCGGCGTCGGCGACCGCCCACAACGCCGAGGCGGACTTCGGGACCGAGAAGGTGAAGTCGAACCCGGCCACAGCCCGCCGTCTGCCGCGTTCGGTCTCCTCGGCCTCGATCTGCGCGACCGCCTCGCCCTTCGCTCCGGGACTCAGCTCGGGGTCGAGGTCGGCGATCCGGGCCTCGATCCGCTCCGGCACCGACTTGTAGGCCGGGAACGCATGCCCGAGCGGGTCGCCGGTCATCGGATCACGGCCCATGCCCATCAAGAGCTGGAGCTGAGCCTCCGACACCCGATCACCCACCGCGAGCTGACCCTTGCCGAGCGAGGCGACGCCAGAGCCGAGCCATTGGCCCGGTGGTGTTCCCGCCTCCACGTAGTACCTGGTCAGCGGTGTTGAAAGAGTGCGGTCGCCGTCTGCGGCCGCGACGGTGCGCAGCAGGTACTTGTAGCCATCGCCCGCCGACATCACGCGCATCGAGACCGTCACCACGCCACCGCCTTCCGACGATCAGGTGAGCGGGCGTTGACCGCGCGAACGCCCTGTCAACTTTGGTTGACAAACCTTGACCTGCAAGACGCGTGTGGGCTCAGAAGGAGTTCGGAGCAAGGGCCTGGGGACGAGGCGTCGGTGACGGTGCCAACGGGTTCTGGGCGAGGTGGCTCCGGTCGGCGTGGACGGTCATCGGATGCGTGTCGGAGTCGTGCACCTGACAGGTGACCAGCTCGGCATCAGATCTCGACGAGGCACCGGATGTCGGGGACGACCGTCAGCCGGAGCGCTCTTTATGCACGAACCCAACGACAGCAGCGATTCGCCACTCAGGATCGGGTCGCTGTTCAGCGGCTACGGCGGCCTCGACCTCGCCGTCGAGCACGTCTTCAACGCCAGAACGGTGTGGTTCTCCGAACTCAACGAGCCCGTCGCCCGAGTCTTCGCCAAGCACTGGCCCGACGCGCCGAACCTGGGCGACATCACCACCATCGACTGGCGCCAGGTCGAGCCAGTGGACATTCTCATCGGCGGGTTTCCTTGCCAGGATGTGTCCACGGTTGGCAAGCGCGCTGGCCTCGCGCCCGGCACGCGCTCGGGACTCTGGGCACACATGGCCGAAGCGATCGACGCGCTCCAACCCGAATGGGTCGTCATCGAGAACGTCCGCGGGCTGCTGTCCTCACCCGCCACGAGGCCACCCGTAGAAGGAGACGATCATGAACAACGCAACCCCGGTGACGCAACCCCCGACGGCGCAACCCTTCGCGGCCTGGAACCCGACCCGTGGCGTCTGGGAGACGACGCAGCTCGACCTCTACGGGCTATGGGCGCCCTTCTCGGGGATATGGCCGACCTGCGGATGGATGTGCGATGGGTCGGTCTACCGGCTTCCCTTGTCGGCGCTCCTCACCAACGCTTCCGCATCTTCGCCCTCGCCCGGCGCGCTGTTCCGCACCCCGCTGGCGAGCGACTCATCGCGCGGCGGGGAGACACTCGATCAGGTGCGAGCCCGGCGTGGGACGATCGCGCTCTCGCACCAGATCATCGACTTCGCACTTCACGGGCCGGCTGGCTCGTCGAGCAGGCGAGCCGAGTCGGAGACGCTGTGGTCCCTGATCGACGGACTGTTCAACGCTGGGGACGCTACGCCGACGCCATCGCCCGCTGGGAACACATCACCGGACGACCCGCACCCGCGCCAGCGCTCCTGAACGACGGCGAAGGCCCGCGCCCAGCACCGGCATTCGTGGAGTGGCTGATGGGCCTGCCGACCGGCTGGGTCACTGCCAGCGACGAGTTGACGCAGAACCAGCAGATCACGGCACTTGGCAACGGGGTGCTACCGCTCCAGGCCGTGACCGCGCTTTCGCTGCTCACCGCCTGACCGGCTGGCGACTATGCGGGAGGTTCGTCCTCTGGTGTGCCCGGCGTCGTCCCGAGAGCGGCGAGGAGACGGGTCCGGATGCGCTGTTTGCGCTGCTCAAAGAACGCGGTGAAGTCGCCGAGGTCGAGTGGGAGCCCGTCGAGGTCGTTCTCGGCCAGGTATGTTGCCCGCTTTTCGTCGCTGGGGAACGCGGACTCAATCCATGCGGCAGGGAGGCTGTCTTGCTTCTCGATGTTCGCGGTACCTGCGAGGAGCTGGAGGTTGGGCAGGAGGTTCACGGCAGCCAGGTAGTCGTCGATCTTGTCGGCGGGAACACCTGCCTCGGTGAGCTTCTTCTTGGTGAAGCGCGACTTCGGGAAGATGTGGTCCTCGTGGAACTTCTTGCTCAGGTCCAGCCCGGGATACAGCACTGAGAGAACCGAGAACGTCCGCTGGCCGGCGTACTTGAGGTTCAGCAGTTCGTCGATCTCAGCGTTGTCGAACGCGAGGCTCTTGCCGACGGCTGCCATGGCCTCCTCGACCGCTGCTACCGGGAAGTCACCCTCCGCGTTCGTGCGGAGGACATCGCGGATGCGTGTCAGGAGGGTGTCGAGACCCGATCCCCAGATGCCGCGCTTGACCAGCGACCGGGTCACCCATCGTTGGAGGGCCAGCCTGTCGGCCGCGTCCGCGGTGGAATCGAGATAGGAGTCGCCCGCGCCTCGCAGATGCAGGTAATGCGCGACGGGCACGATCACGCTGTTCGCGGTGAGGTTGCGCTCGTTGTACCCGAACTGCTGCAGTAAGGTCGCGGCCCGGAGCAGGGCACCCTTGATCTGCGGCCAGGCCGCCTCGACCTTCGCCATGTTCCCTTGCGTGAAGTTGGTGACCTTAAACCGCACATCGACGTCAGCGATCGTCAGCGCTGTTTTCAGCACCACATCCTTCGAGAAAGAGAACTGTCGCCCGGCGTTGCTGTTGATCTCCGAGACCAGCGAGCGGACCTCTTCGCGGGCGTCCAGCTCTTGCCACTGGTTCGTAGCCATCGATAGCAGCAGGTCGGAGTACGACAAGGTCGTGCCGCCGCTGTTGACCCGGACGAAGATTTCCAGCACCTTGTCGGCATCCTGATCGGTGACCAGGAAGTAGTTCATCGGCTTCAAGACACGTACAGCCTCATACAGGTCGTAGAGCCGCTGGAAGGCGTCGGCCGAACCCGCGATCCCACGCTGCTCCAGTTCACGCATGATCGCCGGACCCGCGTTGGCGAGATCGAGCACCGCCCCGACGCGGAACCACTTGTTGGCCTCGCCTTCGGCAGGTGCCGCCTCCCGGTCCGTGAGAAACCGCAGGTCGTACTTCGTTCCGAGCTCTTCGTCGTCAGGCTCATCGACGAGGTTCAGGTAGAGACGCTTGACGGGGAACGCGTCAGCACTGTTCCACCACGCGTACTTCTTCTTCTCCGCGTAGCTGCCGTACAGGGCGATGTTCAACGAAGTGAGTCGCTGCTGCCCATCGAGGACAGCGGTGGTTCCGCTCCCGGAAGGCACCGTTGCCTTGTCTGCGTACGGGTTATCGCGCTCGTGGTAGTTCGTCAGGAACTCGTAGAACGTGTACGACTGGGCGGTCTCCGGCTTGACATCCCAGAGCAGGAACGAGCCGACCGGGTACCCGCGCATGAGGCTGTCGACGAGCTTGGTGATTTGGTCAGCACCCCAGACGAACTCACGCTGGATCGCAGGCATCAAGTACTCGCGCTTGTGGATGGCAGTGAGCATCTCCTCGATGCTGCGCGGGGTCTGAAACGACATGCGGTATCTCTCAGTCAGGCTGGCGGAAGGTCAGACGATGGTCTCGTCATCGATGGCGACCACGGTGTCGTAGAGGCCGTAGTGCCGCAGGCCCTTGTGGGATTCGATGCCGGTGTAGGACAGGGATGAG
Coding sequences:
- a CDS encoding DUF262 domain-containing protein, with the protein product MPAIQREFVWGADQITKLVDSLMRGYPVGSFLLWDVKPETAQSYTFYEFLTNYHERDNPYADKATVPSGSGTTAVLDGQQRLTSLNIALYGSYAEKKKYAWWNSADAFPVKRLYLNLVDEPDDEELGTKYDLRFLTDREAAPAEGEANKWFRVGAVLDLANAGPAIMRELEQRGIAGSADAFQRLYDLYEAVRVLKPMNYFLVTDQDADKVLEIFVRVNSGGTTLSYSDLLLSMATNQWQELDAREEVRSLVSEINSNAGRQFSFSKDVVLKTALTIADVDVRFKVTNFTQGNMAKVEAAWPQIKGALLRAATLLQQFGYNERNLTANSVIVPVAHYLHLRGAGDSYLDSTADAADRLALQRWVTRSLVKRGIWGSGLDTLLTRIRDVLRTNAEGDFPVAAVEEAMAAVGKSLAFDNAEIDELLNLKYAGQRTFSVLSVLYPGLDLSKKFHEDHIFPKSRFTKKKLTEAGVPADKIDDYLAAVNLLPNLQLLAGTANIEKQDSLPAAWIESAFPSDEKRATYLAENDLDGLPLDLGDFTAFFEQRKQRIRTRLLAALGTTPGTPEDEPPA
- a CDS encoding DNA cytosine methyltransferase, which produces MHEPNDSSDSPLRIGSLFSGYGGLDLAVEHVFNARTVWFSELNEPVARVFAKHWPDAPNLGDITTIDWRQVEPVDILIGGFPCQDVSTVGKRAGLAPGTRSGLWAHMAEAIDALQPEWVVIENVRGLLSSPATRPPVEGDDHEQRNPGDATPDGATLRGLEPDPWRLGDDAARPLRAMGALLGDMADLRMDVRWVGLPASLVGAPHQRFRIFALARRAVPHPAGERLIARRGDTRSGASPAWDDRALAPDHRLRTSRAGWLVEQASRVGDAVVPDRRTVQRWGRYADAIARWEHITGRPAPAPALLNDGEGPRPAPAFVEWLMGLPTGWVTASDELTQNQQITALGNGVLPLQAVTALSLLTA